aatgtataaatatatttatatcaaaatatggaattatatatttaaattggaAGCCTGCAATTTATCGTTTCATTTAATACGAAATATCAATTCGGCAGAAATTTGAGTTAGAcgcatttatttgttttcatcATCAGTGTAATGCTTGAActacattttaatattttatctcgaaattggtcgaGTCAAGTTCTAACTTTACCgtgattttgttatttttttttatatataattggagTGTTATTTAATTGTTCACAAACTTTTGATTTCATATGAAAAGATCAATGGTTAGTAGTACCAATACCAGCTAagcttttaatttgattttcccTATAGCTAATAGTTATAGAAAAAACGAGATCATATCATATACTATATGTACCTAAATCCAAAACCAAactattttgttaaatttattgtttgaaAGTGCTTGACGAATACAGTTACTATaaagtactactaataaagGACTAACAAATGAACTTTTTATAACACATGCTCAAATAGATCCAAAATGAATAGTATATGACTAAATTCCAATATTGACCCACCCACAATTCTCAGCTGCTATTTGGCTTTGCATGCGGAATTTTGTCTTTGTTATTCGTTGTGGTTCCCATtttatatttccttttattttatttttctatagaAAAAATCCTCGATCCATCccaataaatattgaaacatCTGGTATTCTACATGGAGATTTTATATAACGTTGTTATGCGAGCTAATTAAGAGAGTAAAAGGTATagataatgtttttattttaggaaacacTTCTTCTTTAATGGAACaactcaaaaaggaaaacttcTCATTTCTAACGGGACATATTGTATATAAGTAAATCAGGGATGACATAATCTTCAGACACTCAAAATCAGCCCCATTTTTAGGGCCCATCACTTTGTGTCTCTGTTGTTTTTAACCTTGGCTTGGCTTTGGGTTTGCCATTATTCAGTTATATATATGTCAACATCGTCTTCTTcaagcagcagcagcagcagcagcaatgGCGGCACGGGCTCGTCTTTCCAGAGAAGGACGAGATCAAGAAAGGGTGTTTGGCCGGAGCCATTTGTGGAGGCTCTCGCCGTTCAAGTCGCCACTGATGCATACCTCAACTCTGGCCGCCTTTCCGCTGCTCAAGCTCTCCTCAACATCTTTCAagtactctctctctctctatacaAAAAATGCATGCTCTTTGTTTTTTGCTCTGAATCATGATAAACAATGATTAATGAGACAGTTTGgtaggaaagataaataatCTAAACATGacaaaaacacatatattaagtcatttttgtttataaaacTCCAAGACAGATAAGTCATCTATCCTATCAAACTGCTTAGTGCTGAATTAAGTTGATATCAACAATGCACATCCATTTgtaatgaaatgaagaaaatatggTTAATTAGTGTATTACTAGTAATGACAAAATGTGGTTAATTAGTGTAGGTTAAAACATAAAGGTTGAGGGGTGCAATTGAGGAACAAAAAGGGTCAAAGGGTGAGTGGATTTGATTACCCAGGCAGAGAGTTAAATAATAAAGGCAAAATGGGTTTAAATCTTTATCTTTTGTGACAGAAAAGAATGGATATTTTAGGGTGGGGGGCTTTTTTGATCGGATCCTTTCATGGAAAAGGGTTATTTTGTTGGTTTCTCTTTCTTTGGGTGAGATCTACAAATctataaattagttttgaCTAGTTTTTTCCCATTGCTGCTACAACTCTGACAACACTGATGTTGACTTGTCATGAGCAACCCCTTTTGCAAATTGTACAAAGATGCTATATATACAGTACTTTAACTTTTTCACTTTCAACTCACTAATTTTACCCTCCATTTTTGGGAACTCAAGCATGTATAGTctattaattttggattaggatCACCAAGTCCACTTGATCTATTGCAATCAGACAGAATCATTACTCAATTTCTCGTGCTCttattcttattaattaattttgccATGTCTTCTCACCAGTCAAACCTCATCCCACTAATTTGCACAATATTAACTGTTTCATATTCCATGTTAATGACACATGTTATGATTTCATATGGCTTGAACCGtgacaacaaaaatattaatttatgcacgctattaaattaaacatttgATATTACCACTTTTAGCATCTCCAATCactaaatatctcattttattattattttaagttataCTAGAACTCATGCTAAATTTCAATCACATTTTGTTAGAAACTTATGTAgtacttatattttactaattttttgattcattattaaatgaaattaaaatgtgtaTTTATGACTGAAGAAAGTACTAGTATGTAATAGTgggttttattaaattatgacaGAATCATGACATAACCTTCAGTTTTCGGCCGCACTTGTATAAAAAAGTGATCTCATAATTAATGCACCTCttattcaaataaacacaACACTTTACCTTTTAGTCAATCCTTCATAGCTTGAGCAATCCAAAAGCTACAAACCAATAGGTGTAGGGTTTGAACCAATTTGATTTTTGCTCAGAATTTGTTGATCAGGCTATCGTTAATTGAGCTGCATACTTTAGACACCCtctatattatattgatatacaGGAGTAATTGCATGTTATCTAAGTGAGAATAGTTGACTACATACAAGGACTAATAATATGAGTGAGCGGCGCGTGGGGTTTTTTCACAAAGTGAGACTTGGCATGATCTTGGATTTGATGAAATATACTTCTTCCCTAGAAATATGTGTTTTGACTAGTTTGGTGCCTGGCATTGGTAATTGCTTTgcatatgattttaatttgttgaaaatgactaaattttataagtaGCTTTTCAATCTATGCCGTGTATGCTTTGTTATCATGTAATAACATAATATTCTCTCCATTGTAAGGTAGTTGAAGCGTTTCTTTGAAAtacgaaatttaagaaatgaatttgttaaagttaaaatgaaaagagtaaagtaaaatatggaatgaagtaagagaaataaagagggaataaaacaagagagagaataaagttttttccaaaaaaggaaatgactcaactaacttgggacaaactaaaaaggaatacgactcaactacaTTGGGAGGAAGGAGTATCATGTATTTGGAAATACAGAGTATTTGTCTATTTGATATAACGCAACCACTACTTGAATGAATAACCAGAAAATACGAATTTAGTTCAATATAAGAGTGATTTAGTTCACAGCATGAATTTGAAAAGACAgagtaaattaaaatgttattatCATGAACTAAATATTCCACAAAGTAAATACTttagtataaattatagtgAACTAATATCACTTAGTTTAGTGAACTAAATTCTTATTCTCTAGTTGTATTTAAGATTAGTTATgctttgatcatctccctatgtttaattaattatatttatgctATTTAATCTCggtgattaattattaaaataggaatgattatctatatttatttactaattgcAGGTTTGTCCGAGATGGAGAGCCATTTCACGATCGGAGCTTCTATGGCAGGAGCTGACGCGGCGGATTTGGAACGCTGAGAATCTCCGCAGCGACACGTGGCGCGAGGAGTACATTTACCGACATCGCACGGCCGCGAATTTCCGGCAGCGGAGATACGAGCACACGACCCTTCCTTTCACCGACGGCCTATTATGTCAGCGGCTGGCGCTCTCCGACGAATACCTCGCCGCCGGCTTCTCTGACGGCGGCGTCTACCTCTTCCACCTCCCAAGCCGGGCCCACCTCAGCACATTCTACCCACTCGACCGCCATCGCCTCGGCCGCTTCTCCATATCCATCTCTGGAATCATTCTTTCCGACGTCCGCCTCGTCTTCGCCACGTTGGATGGAGACATCCACACCGCCACGATCAATGATGAGATGCCTCTCCGCAGAGCCCACATTGGTGACGTGGTTGACGATGGCGCCCTCATCGACTTCACTGGCAGTAACCGCTGGTGGGTCGGCCTTTATGCAGGTGCGTAATGTtcacttttgtcatttcgatccatccataaaataatttttatatttgtttttttattttttcgtttttgaTAAGTACAACTCACTTTTTCACTAATACATTGTACTCAAATTCTATTACTACCATAATACTAATAAGTATACTCTcttgtcccataaaaaatgtacattttccattttcgtccgtcctaTAAAATTATGGACATTTCAATTTATGGAAAGTTAACCCAAACTCATTACTCATCGATGTATTTATAACTTATGCCACTATGTCTATGACTCACTATCACaactcattaaacactaataatgtgaggtctcactatccactaacactactttaaccacccttttaatcttttctcttactttacaaattaTGCACCAATTCCCATGTCATTTCAAATGCATTGATGTGTATGGGTAAACCTGCACAGAGTAAAAGTGGAATcttcattccactaactttttctatccaatttttattacattttttaaaacctgcACCGCACAGATTGAAAGTGAGACTTTAAATCATGGACAGGTGCCCCGGAACGGGCCATCCAAATAAGGAATGGCGAGACAGAGGAGTTGCTATTCGTGGGCGGAACCCTAACGGACCCGGAAGCAGTGATGGGGTGGCATTCCCTATCCGACATGACCGAACTACTCGGAAGAGTGAGGATGACCGGGAACGAGAAGGCAGTGGCGTGCACGAGCTCGCGCATGATCCTCTTCGACCTACAAAACGAAGGCGCAATCCTGCTCGAGCTAGTCCTCGCAAGAGGCATAATGCTGGGCTGCTTCGACGCCAACTACTATGCCGCGTTGATCACTGATCAGCGCGGCATAGGCAGCCTGCGCCTGCTGATGGATGCAGAGGAGGTATGCAGGTTCAGGTTGAGAGGCCACCCTGCCCTCGGCTGCATCAACGCAGGATACGCCGTTATTGTAAACAGTGGAGTGATTAGGGTTTGGGAGATTGAGCGAGGACAGTGTCTCTACAgtttaagagagagaataggAGGAGATTGTAGCGCCATTGTTGCAGATGAAAGGCGAGTTGCAGCGGCTGCTCAAGGTGGGATTATCCATTTGTGGGATTTTGGGGCACAATGATATGAATAGGGAGGgtaaattagggtttattcATTATGCATGAACAAAGTGTCGACCTTTCACTTTCATTATTGTCGTCATAGATAACATATTCTCAAAACTGGATTTTGTCACTATCTATATCGATTGgtattatcattttatgatATGGATAGCACATGGCTCTATTAAAGTTTTATACTTATCGAAACCACAAACaagtacaaatttaattaataatatactcctatataaccCTGTTGTCTATTCaccttctttctttcttttttctttcttttttaattttttgggcCTCCAATATCGATCAATAtcattaatactaataattactTTTCCCATATCATTTaaagtaatactactatttaaatgttttatgatatatttacaaattttatattagttttcaTGTCATAtcatatgtttatatttttgtgggacggagggaatattttatttagaaaattgatttttcaaatcAATTGGTCATACTTAAAGTTAGACTTTTTTCAAATCAATTGGTCGTACTTAATGTTAGACTTGAGCCTTTGAGTTGGAAGGAAATGTATTGGATAATTCTCTTTTATAGCTACACATTCTTGCATGTGTTGCTCTTTCTTTCAATATGAGGTAAAAgtcattatttataaatacataataGATCTTCATCATTCTTTGTCTATATTAGTACTCTATcttcaattattataatttaactacaaatattattacatggagtattattaattattgatttgtttatgtgtataaatttatgttaCTATATGTTAACTAATACTCCGTCCGTTCCGCGGTAGTGAAggtgtttcttttcggcacgcgatataagaaaatttgtgttaagtgagttaagtaaatggagaacaaagtaggaaatgaaaaaggtaaagagacgaaaagataataaagtaagagagagtaaagtaattaataagaaatgtgttcacttttactaaaaagggaaatgacttcACTACAatagaacgtaccaaaatggcaaaatgactctagtacaatggaacggaggagtactaatacatacacacattgagaaaataattattgtacaAATTGTATTAATCTATCAATAACTGTTatgcatataattatttttctatatataaatcaTGTTACTCAATAATTGGTATTATctataaagaatatatattcaaataataatttaatttatataaattataatatctattaaaataatactctctccgtcccagctaagatgacacatttcttggctggcacaagattttaggaattattggtaaaagtatttaattgaagagagaaaaagtgggtgtaagtacgaatatatatatatatatatatatatatatatagagagagagagagagagagagatgaatattttaatagaagtgagaaaagtggttgggtgtattaattggagagagaaagtttccaaaaaaggaaatgtgtcatcttagttgggacaaactaaaaagaaaaacgtgtcatcttaagtgggacggatgaagtctTTATTATACAAAATCATACTATTAGtctactactaatatataaatatataaattatatataccgctatacaaatcatattttctttaattgtttatttttatcattattaagcaaattatattaaatactccattcgtcccttATAATTtatcaccatttgacccgatacggattttaagaaatgttaataaaaaatgagttgaaaaagttagtggcatgtgggtcctacttttatatattagttttataataaaatgtgaatgataTTGAGTTACTAGAATGTGAGGTCcattatgaaaaatagtaaaagtgaaaggtgacaaatttttatggacggacgaaaatgaaaataagtgacaaattttcagggttggggggagtattatatttttcatattttaatcaatacaTTGAGAGATGTGGATTGATTGTGACTTTATGGTTGTTCTTCTTAGTTTATCTCTTCCTTTTGTTCATGTGGTTCCTAGTTTAGTTTTGATAGAAGCAAGTACCCCGACACGTGGGAACTTCAGTTTGTTTCTCTTCATGTTCTTGTGTTCGTTCCTAATCACTTTTGGGCTAGGGTCGGAGAAcgttataatttgattttattaacgGGTTGGGGTCTGCctacccccccccccccccccgcCCAATATGGgtcttttttgaaaaataaaatccaatttaTGGACACATCCacattctataaatataccaaTTGTGAGCAACattcaaatttgattaaactATTCTAACTAAACTATTCTAGTTAAAACTATTATTATCTTTAAATTTGTCTTAGAAAAAGaattatgagaaaaataaagatagtaatagtgaataataaaatgtaaaaaataaagaaaagtaaaagacaaACAAAGTTTAGTATCCCATATTGGAAAAGATGAATGAATGATCTAAGCATGTagtcataaaataaatacttgaaaatttattatccCACATTTTGTCCCacattaaaagtgaaataaaacattcaagcatgttttttataaaagaGAAACAACCAAGAATggttttttaaattcttaggCCAACAAATAAATATGGGCTATTAGAAATTCTTGTACTCCGTATTTATCTATttgtgaaaatttatttttataaataataaatattttttttatttaaactgcAGGTTCAGGTTTTGCATTGCATTGAACAAGAACTGGTAACCGGCTAATCGTCCGCCGTTTCCGAACCGTCTTGCCAGTTCCAATTCCGAACTGGAGATTAACCGATGGTTCGATTCAATTTGGGCATGTTCAATATGCACGTTACAAACACTATACCTTGATTTCAATTTGAATAGTCTTTTCACTTTgctgttttattttggtttatacCCTTTTGTTCATATAATAATACAAACACGAAATAGatctgaaaaaataatttgagaccaacaaaaataatgacCAAAACTAATCCACCAAAACATTAATGATATTAGGGCATTTACAATAGTGGAGCATAAATCtgccttttgttttatttttcagtccCAACACTTGTAATACAGTCCTATAAATCCACCTATCACATTTTCCATGTCAccactatttttatatttttataatttttgtattatcaaataaaataatataaaataaactattaaaataacataatactCCGTATGAAAATCCTCGtcatattaaaatacaaaaaattacaatgaaaacaaaataaaaaaggtacaAATAAGCTTCAACGGTTAGTCGGTTACATGTCtaaatttcttcaatcatATTGCACTGGAGTCGAGTATGAGCTTCTTCATCGCGAGTTGTAACAAATGCAAGACACACCGTATTGAAGTCGGGCGGTAAAGCCCGATGTTGGAGCTTGTGGGCTACACCGGAGCTTAGTCCAGCGTTCTCGCCCCAATTTGTGACTCCTTCGCCGTCATCCTCGACTATCAGATTAAGCATGATGATGAACAAGCGGAGTGATGAACAAGTGCATGACATCAACAATACACAGTAGAAATGTGTTGGGCCTTTAACTATTGGCCAACGTGATTGGAGCGCACTAAATGCCTACTCTACACCTTTCCGCGCATCCTCTTGTCTTTGagcaaataaatgtataatagtTAATGTTTCCTATTATTTAGCACATTTAAGAATTATGCCCAAGtgttttattgttaatttccACTACTTTTATTAGCGTTCTTAatgacattaaaaaatgttcttATCCGTTTCTTTTGTTGTAGTCCAATAACCTGGATTATAATCTTCATCCATCCAAGAGTTTTGGTGTGTCATGTCTTACGCGACAGAATAATACCTCTCCCACGATGGAAAATGGATAAGATAAAATCTATTGTGCGAGTGTGTTGCGTCAAGAAAGTGCGTCACACAATTCTTGCTGGGATTGAATCGCATTTGATTGGACGAATTGGTTTAATTTTA
The nucleotide sequence above comes from Salvia hispanica cultivar TCC Black 2014 chromosome 5, UniMelb_Shisp_WGS_1.0, whole genome shotgun sequence. Encoded proteins:
- the LOC125186350 gene encoding transcriptional regulator STERILE APETALA-like, with translation MSTSSSSSSSSSSSNGGTGSSFQRRTRSRKGVWPEPFVEALAVQVATDAYLNSGRLSAAQALLNIFQVCPRWRAISRSELLWQELTRRIWNAENLRSDTWREEYIYRHRTAANFRQRRYEHTTLPFTDGLLCQRLALSDEYLAAGFSDGGVYLFHLPSRAHLSTFYPLDRHRLGRFSISISGIILSDVRLVFATLDGDIHTATINDEMPLRRAHIGDVVDDGALIDFTGSNRWWVGLYAGAPERAIQIRNGETEELLFVGGTLTDPEAVMGWHSLSDMTELLGRVRMTGNEKAVACTSSRMILFDLQNEGAILLELVLARGIMLGCFDANYYAALITDQRGIGSLRLLMDAEEVCRFRLRGHPALGCINAGYAVIVNSGVIRVWEIERGQCLYSLRERIGGDCSAIVADERRVAAAAQGGIIHLWDFGAQ